A single Mercenaria mercenaria strain notata chromosome 9, MADL_Memer_1, whole genome shotgun sequence DNA region contains:
- the LOC128559296 gene encoding uncharacterized protein LOC128559296, whose product METSKAFDSQISDDLQTKQNELEKSLKAERDRVSKLQQDINSLKSVSEDVTYLKSRSMRDNLLFFGFDECKTPQERNAENCTDLILDYCKETLKIPDAQAAIKIERAHRLGYRYDRNKTRPIVVKFNHYPDKVLVKQKAHEALQSFLSAKNASSNQTGASASPTRPKIRVSEKFPKIIQDRRKALIPILVKAKEGGKKAYLSYDKLYINTMYTVENVASAGYS is encoded by the coding sequence ATGGAAACCAGTAAAGCCTTTGACTCGCAGATCTCCGACGACCTACAGACTAAACAAAATGAACTCGAAAAATCTTTAAAGGCTGAGCGTGATAGGGTTTCCAAATTACAACAGGATATCAATTCATTAAAATCGGTATCTGAGGATGTGACATATCTTAAGTCTCGATCAATGAGAGACAATCTTTTGTTTTTTGGCTTCGATGAGTGCAAAACGCCACAGGAAAGAAACGCTGAGAACTGCACCGATCTTATACTGGACTATTGCAAAGAAACGCTGAAAATTCCGGATGCGCAGGCAGCAATAAAAATTGAACGCGCACACCGTTTAGGCTATAGGTATGATAGAAATAAAACTAGGCCGATTGTAGTAAAATTCAATCACTACCCGGATAAAGTGTTGGTTAAACAAAAGGCCCATGAAGCACTACAATCGTTTCTTAGTGCTAAAAATGCAAGCAGTAATCAAACGGGAGCCTCCGCATCGCCAACTCGTCCGAAGATTCGCGTGAGTGAAAAATTTCCTAAAATAATCCAAGACCGACGCAAGGCGCTGATTCCTATATTAGTGAAAGCCAAAGAGGGTGGCAAAAAAGCGTACTTGTCATACGACAAATTATACATTAACACAATGTACACAGTGGAAAATGTTGCAAGTGCAGGGTACAGTTAG